From Woronichinia naegeliana WA131, the proteins below share one genomic window:
- a CDS encoding cysteine synthase A — protein sequence MNIKNGFIETVGNTPLIRLNSVSDETGCEILGKAEFLNPGGSVKDRAALEIIEDAERQGILKPGGTVVEGTAGNTGIGLAHICNAKGYKCLIVIPDTQSVEKIELLRTLGAEVRTVPAVPYRDPNNYVKLSGRIAAELDNAIWANQFDNLANRQAHYKTTAPEIWQQTDGKVDAWVASTGTGGTYAGVALYLKEKNPQIKCVVADPLGSGLYSYIKTGEIKIEGNSITEGIGNSRITANMQDVPIDDALQIDDPEALRVIYQLLRQDGLFMGGSVGINVGAAIALAKEMGPGHTIVTILCDGGARYQSRIYNAEWLATKGLSLPQG from the coding sequence ATGAACATCAAAAACGGTTTTATTGAGACAGTCGGGAATACCCCCCTCATTCGTTTAAATAGCGTTAGTGACGAAACAGGCTGTGAAATCCTCGGAAAAGCAGAATTTCTGAACCCAGGCGGTTCGGTCAAGGATCGGGCTGCCTTGGAAATCATTGAAGATGCGGAACGTCAGGGCATTTTAAAACCAGGGGGAACCGTTGTGGAAGGAACGGCGGGCAATACGGGTATTGGATTAGCTCATATCTGTAATGCCAAGGGCTATAAATGCTTGATTGTTATTCCTGATACCCAATCCGTGGAAAAAATTGAACTATTGCGTACCCTAGGGGCGGAAGTGAGAACAGTACCAGCCGTGCCTTATCGTGACCCAAATAATTACGTCAAACTTTCGGGACGGATTGCGGCGGAGTTAGATAATGCTATCTGGGCTAATCAGTTTGATAATCTGGCTAATCGTCAGGCCCACTACAAAACAACGGCTCCTGAAATTTGGCAACAAACCGATGGTAAGGTAGATGCCTGGGTGGCTTCGACGGGAACGGGGGGAACCTATGCGGGAGTGGCTCTATACCTCAAGGAAAAAAATCCTCAGATTAAGTGTGTGGTGGCCGATCCCTTGGGGAGTGGTCTCTATAGCTACATCAAAACTGGAGAAATTAAAATTGAGGGCAATTCCATTACGGAGGGCATTGGCAATAGTCGCATTACCGCTAATATGCAGGATGTTCCCATTGATGATGCGCTACAAATCGATGATCCTGAAGCGTTGCGAGTGATTTATCAACTATTACGTCAGGATGGCTTGTTTATGGGCGGTTCGGTGGGGATTAATGTGGGGGCAGCGATCGCCTTGGCCAAGGAAATGGGGCCGGGCCATACCATTGTTACTATTTTGTGCGATGGTGGAGCGCGTTACCAGTCCCGAATTTATAATGCAGAATGGTTAGCCACCAAAGGCTTAAGTTTGCCCCAAGGCTAA
- a CDS encoding DUF1868 domain-containing protein — translation MDDTYQIYVNRVARLTLTATYHSQLLNIQPSPKFEQGQPVPFPGCSVITPPGEEDADNFPLYEQLTEIQQKLKAVFGSCLGSLPPQSFHLTLADLIWDTKYQEAIAENPQFNQQLKSSIQKSFNNYKSPGNNTGIIEWQILGVLVLPRALAIALVPKTEIDYPPIWELRRSLYQNPSLMALGIEQQYNFTAHITLGYFDEIPANFNIETTTEQLNQINDHWLESEPQIFKIRQAELRHFSDMTQFQRDADDPILHFT, via the coding sequence TTGGACGATACCTATCAAATTTATGTCAATCGGGTTGCTCGCCTAACCCTGACCGCAACCTATCACAGTCAACTCCTCAATATTCAACCGTCTCCGAAGTTTGAGCAAGGTCAGCCGGTTCCTTTTCCTGGTTGTAGTGTGATCACACCGCCTGGGGAAGAAGATGCAGATAATTTTCCCCTTTACGAACAGTTAACGGAAATTCAACAAAAACTCAAAGCCGTCTTTGGTTCTTGTCTAGGCTCCCTTCCACCTCAAAGTTTTCATCTCACCCTGGCCGATCTCATTTGGGATACAAAATACCAGGAAGCGATCGCTGAAAATCCCCAATTTAACCAACAACTGAAAAGTTCTATCCAAAAAAGTTTTAATAACTATAAATCGCCTGGCAATAACACTGGCATAATCGAGTGGCAAATTTTAGGGGTATTAGTTCTACCCCGCGCCTTAGCGATCGCCCTAGTGCCCAAAACCGAGATCGACTATCCTCCAATTTGGGAATTGCGACGTTCCCTCTATCAAAATCCTAGTTTGATGGCTCTGGGTATTGAGCAACAATATAATTTTACAGCCCATATTACCCTGGGCTATTTTGATGAAATACCGGCTAATTTTAATATTGAAACGACAACAGAACAACTTAATCAAATTAATGATCATTGGTTAGAAAGTGAACCCCAAATTTTTAAAATTCGTCAAGCGGAACTTCGTCATTTTTCTGACATGACCCAATTCCAACGAGATGCCGATGATCCGATCCTGCACTTTACCTAA
- a CDS encoding DNA double-strand break repair nuclease NurA yields MLDLAKLAVKIPGMSQHFKKEVAASRQRLERALQLFDLAQSQQNLLTERYHLWRDRLFFSVALPIEPLNTKVRIATAPKSHSVFATDGSQIAPSHHEIAYCYLINIGRIMLHYGQNLHPLLDSIPEVYYRREDLYVSKQWGIRTEEWMGYRRGVLEAQYLAEMACRWVRPPGPHTDPNLAMVDGSLIYWFLESLPQEARDQILLPLLAAWEELKIARIPLLGYLSASRSSEAMNFLRLQACNYETPNCGLHCSGLEQDTTPCQLFEPLRDATFWSYLLEPGQRSPLWQSSARILDLYSTDQRIYFCYVNVGTEIARVEVPAWVVEDSSLLEQSLSIMLAQVNKGYGYPVAIAEAHNQAVVRGGDRARFFALLEQQMLKTGLQNVGTSYKEARKRGSVV; encoded by the coding sequence ATGCTTGATCTCGCTAAACTGGCGGTCAAAATTCCAGGCATGAGTCAACACTTTAAAAAAGAAGTGGCAGCTAGTCGTCAACGGCTGGAAAGGGCTTTGCAACTCTTTGACTTAGCCCAATCTCAGCAGAACCTTTTAACAGAACGCTATCATCTTTGGCGCGATCGCCTCTTTTTTTCCGTTGCCTTACCGATTGAACCATTAAATACCAAAGTTAGGATTGCCACTGCCCCCAAAAGTCATAGTGTCTTTGCTACCGATGGTTCCCAAATTGCCCCTTCTCATCATGAAATCGCCTATTGCTATCTGATCAACATTGGGCGCATTATGCTGCACTATGGGCAAAATTTACATCCTTTATTAGATAGTATTCCTGAAGTTTATTACCGTCGCGAAGATCTCTATGTCTCTAAACAATGGGGCATCCGCACAGAAGAATGGATGGGCTATCGACGGGGTGTTTTAGAAGCCCAATATTTGGCGGAAATGGCCTGTCGTTGGGTTAGACCCCCCGGCCCCCATACTGATCCCAATTTAGCGATGGTAGATGGGTCGCTTATTTATTGGTTTTTAGAAAGTTTACCCCAGGAAGCTAGGGATCAAATTTTATTGCCCTTGTTGGCCGCCTGGGAGGAGTTAAAAATAGCTCGCATTCCGCTATTAGGTTATCTCAGTGCCTCCCGTAGTTCAGAAGCCATGAACTTTTTACGATTGCAAGCCTGCAATTATGAAACGCCAAATTGTGGACTCCATTGCAGTGGTTTAGAACAGGACACTACTCCTTGCCAACTGTTTGAACCTCTACGAGATGCCACTTTTTGGAGTTATCTTCTTGAACCTGGGCAACGTAGTCCTCTCTGGCAAAGTTCGGCTCGTATTTTGGATCTCTATTCCACTGACCAACGCATCTATTTTTGTTATGTCAATGTGGGGACTGAAATTGCACGGGTTGAAGTTCCGGCCTGGGTGGTAGAAGATTCCTCTTTATTGGAGCAATCCTTGAGTATTATGTTAGCCCAGGTCAACAAAGGCTACGGTTATCCGGTTGCCATTGCTGAAGCTCATAATCAGGCGGTCGTTCGAGGGGGCGATCGCGCTCGTTTTTTTGCCCTCTTAGAACAGCAAATGTTAAAAACGGGCTTGCAAAATGTGGGAACATCCTACAAAGAAGCCCGCAAGCGCGGTAGTGTGGTTTAG
- a CDS encoding helix-turn-helix domain-containing protein, protein MLKTYIVRLSQEERQTLKDLVSIGKGAAYKIKHANILLNIDVNGQGWTDEEAAAAFSCHRNTVANLRERLVNEGVESALSRKPRKTPPRQPIIDGEVEAKLIALRCGEPPAGQARWTLRLLADKAVELEIVPAISHETVRQVLKKRTKTSSATDVRDSTRKECRICV, encoded by the coding sequence ATGCTCAAGACCTATATTGTCCGATTAAGTCAAGAAGAACGTCAGACCCTAAAAGATTTGGTATCCATCGGCAAAGGAGCGGCTTACAAAATTAAGCACGCCAATATTCTGTTAAACATTGATGTGAATGGACAAGGATGGACGGATGAGGAAGCTGCCGCCGCCTTTAGTTGTCACCGTAACACAGTCGCCAATCTCAGGGAGCGATTGGTCAATGAAGGTGTGGAGTCAGCATTAAGCCGCAAGCCCCGCAAAACGCCGCCTCGTCAACCGATTATTGATGGAGAGGTAGAAGCAAAACTAATCGCCTTACGTTGTGGAGAACCGCCTGCTGGTCAAGCCCGTTGGACATTGAGGTTACTAGCCGACAAGGCGGTCGAGTTAGAAATTGTGCCAGCAATTAGTCACGAAACCGTGCGTCAAGTGTTAAAAAAACGAACTAAAACCTCATCTGCGACAGATGTACGTGATTCCACCAGAAAAGAGTGCCGAATTTGTGTCTAA
- a CDS encoding CBS domain-containing protein codes for MTKTVGEVMTPNPITVKPETPLQEAIKLLAEKRISGLPVVDDQQKLVGVISDTDLMWQESGVDTPPYIMLLDSIIYLQNPARHDKEIHKALGQTVGEVMNDHPITIKPTQTLREAAHLMNEKKIRRLPVVDSASGDLIGILTQGDIIRDMAQSS; via the coding sequence ATGACTAAAACGGTTGGGGAAGTGATGACCCCGAATCCCATCACCGTCAAACCCGAAACGCCGTTACAGGAGGCGATCAAGCTGCTGGCAGAAAAGCGGATTAGTGGACTTCCCGTTGTGGATGATCAGCAAAAATTAGTGGGCGTAATTTCTGATACTGATTTGATGTGGCAAGAGTCAGGGGTTGATACGCCGCCCTATATTATGTTGCTTGATAGCATTATCTATCTTCAAAATCCTGCTCGCCACGATAAGGAAATCCATAAAGCCCTTGGCCAAACGGTGGGGGAAGTCATGAATGATCATCCGATCACCATTAAGCCTACTCAAACTTTACGAGAAGCGGCTCATCTCATGAACGAGAAGAAAATTCGTCGCCTGCCGGTGGTTGATTCAGCATCGGGGGATCTCATTGGCATTTTGACCCAGGGCGATATTATTCGTGATATGGCTCAAAGTAGTTAA
- a CDS encoding GNAT family N-acetyltransferase — MSEHLQIRPAQRSDVTTLIHLIRALADYEQLTHLVTASENNLTEHLFGDHPYAEAILADWDGVTVGFALFFTNYSTFLTKPGLYLEDLFVLPDYRQKGIGKALLGQVIDFAKQRGAGRVEWSVLDWNESAIAFYRRMGAEVLPDWRICRLIPASE; from the coding sequence ATGTCTGAGCATTTACAAATTCGTCCGGCTCAACGCAGTGATGTAACAACGTTAATTCATCTGATTCGCGCGTTGGCCGATTATGAGCAATTAACCCATCTTGTGACGGCCAGTGAGAACAACCTAACCGAGCATCTTTTTGGCGATCATCCCTACGCAGAAGCTATTCTGGCAGATTGGGACGGAGTCACCGTCGGATTTGCCCTCTTTTTCACCAATTATTCAACTTTTTTGACTAAACCAGGACTTTATCTCGAAGATCTTTTTGTCTTGCCTGATTATCGTCAAAAGGGAATTGGCAAAGCACTTTTGGGTCAAGTAATTGATTTCGCTAAACAGCGAGGAGCCGGACGAGTGGAGTGGAGTGTTTTAGATTGGAATGAATCGGCGATCGCCTTTTATCGTCGTATGGGGGCCGAAGTTCTACCGGATTGGCGGATTTGTCGTCTCATTCCGGCCTCTGAGTAA